Genomic segment of Nostoc sp. TCL240-02:
ACCCAAACGCAAACTTGAAACTGTCGAGAGGGCTAGTGCCTAATTTTTTGCCCATCAACACAATTCTGGTGCCTCAAGGAGCAGAATATAAAGCTGTTTGTCGCGGATTGAGCGGCGTTACTGGTTCCATCCCAAAGGTAGCAGCCATACCTGTTGGGATGAAGCCTTTACTCAAATATCTGCAAGCATCCCCAGAAAATGGACAATTGATGGTTCCCAAATCCAGAGTGCTGATTATGGGTATCTGTGGCAGCTTGAGCGATCGCTACAGAGTTGGTGATATTGTGCTGTATCAAGATTGTATTTATCAAGGGAATCTTCTAGAGTGCGATCGCACATTCACAGCACAATTGCACTCTTGCATATCAGAAAAAGTATCATTGGTCAAGTCATTAACTAGCGATCGCATAATTTGGTCTGCTGCCGAAAAACTTCGTTTGGGTGAGATTTTGGCGGCTGATGTTGTTGATATGGAAGGATTTACTGCCTTAGAGTTTTTCAATGCCGCCAAGGTATCTGTGGCAATGCTGCGAGTAGTCAGTGACGATTGTCAGCACGATATCCCCGATCTCACACCAGCAATTAACTCTGATGGCTCCCTAAACCCTTTCCCTTTAGCGATGGCAATGCTTAGACAACCGCTTGCAGCTACTCGGCTAATTCGAGGTTCATTAACAGCATTAAAGATGTTAGAGCAAGTTACAAATATGCTCTTTTCTGATAATAGACTGAAATAATTTTTTGGATAAAAATAGCACAGTTACGAGTATTTAAATCCCCAATTTATTTAATAAATTGGGGATTTAATATTTTATGAATACATCTTCATATAAGGGACTTCCAAATAAAACAATATCCCAAAAATAACGCAAATAATTTTCTCTATCTCTTCTCTCTCTCTGTGTTCTCTGTGTCTCTGTGGTTCGTTTATTTGGATAATTTATTTCTTGGAAGTCCTTAAGCTGAAATTTGTGAAATATAACTATAAAAATATCTGTGATTATATTTGTGTTGATATCACATTAATCACAAGAATAATTACTATCAGTGTAAGAATCAATACAATTTTATTCTGATGATTGAATTGCTTGGGCAATAAGTTTCACAGAAACTTTATCTTCATACATATTAAATATAAAAGAATATTGGGAAGCATAATATAGAACCTTATCAGGGTTGGGTTCCAGGAGAGCTAATTCTTTTTGCTTTCAATCAAAAATACTCTTTTGCGAGAATAGCTCGGAACTAATTTACCAACTATCTAACAGAATTTATGAATTTCAATCAAAACTTACACTTGTACTCGTTTCTAGCTAATTTTAGATGGCTCAAAAAAAGTTACACCGCTAAAATCATGTTGGTGGCTTTTTTGGGTACTCATGTACCACTTCTAACATTACTTTTGAGTTTCGTCATCTCAAACTCTTATTCCTTTGAGATGGCGGCACGAGTTATGAGCATTGCTCTACTGGCTACATTAGCGGGTACAGCTGCTACCCTCTATGCATTAAACCATCTCCTCAAACCGGTCATTTTGACATCTGGTGCATTACAAAATTATCTGAACACCAAAACATTACCTAAATTGCCCACAGAATTTGCTGATGAAGCGGGTACTTTGATGGCAGATACCTCACAAACTCTTCACAAATTAGATGAGTTAATTCACCAAATCACTAATTATGATGACCTGACTGGATTGCCCAATCGTGATTTATTCCGCGATCGCCTCCATCAAATTCTATCCCAACCTGAAAACAACCAGCGCCTTGTAGCTGTCTTTGTACTCAGTATTGATGATTTCACTGGTATGAGTCATGGATTGGATCATCAGACAACAAATTTATTGTTAAGAGCAGTTGCCAAGAGGTTATTAACCAGCACGCCGCAAACAGATACTCTCGCCTATTTAAAAGGAGATGAATTTGCTCTTGCCCGAATGGATATTCATTCTTTGGAAAGTGTAATTAAGCTATCTCAGATGCTGTTGAGTACCCTGAGCAAACCCTTTTCTGTAGAACGTAACTTGATTCATATTACCGTCAGTATCGGTATCACACTTAATAACCTAACCGATCATAATAGCGTAGATCAACTTTTGCAACAGGCTCATATAGCGCTTTACCAGGCTAAACAGCAAGGGCGTAGCCAATACCAATTTTATTCGCCAGAAATGAATGTTCAGTTGCAAGAGCGACTGACTTTAGAAAAGGAATTACATGGAGCGCTTGAGCGTGGTGAAATGCTGGTTTATTATCAACCTCTGATTGATTTACATAGCGGACAAGTTATAGCGATGGAAGCGTTGCTTCGCTGGCAGCATCCTACATTAGGTTTGGTTTCTCCAGTAAAGTTTATTCCCATTGCAGAAGCCAATGGTGCGATCGTACCAATTGGTGAATGGGTTTTGCATACTGCTTGCGCCCAAACCCGTGCTTGGCAGCTTGCTGGATTTGCCCCAATTCGGATATCTGTGAATCTGTCAGCTCGACAGTTTGAACAACCCTATCTGGTTGAGATAGTCAACCAAATTCTTGAAGAAACTGGACTCCAAGCATCTTCCTTAGAACTAGAAGTAACAGAAAGCTTCTTGATGGCTGATATTGATCGTTCAGTTAAAACCTTAAAACAATTACGAGAACTGGGTATCTGCTTGGCTCTAGACGATTTCGGTACTGGTTATTCCTCCCTGAATTATTTGAAACGCTTTCCTGTAAATATGCTCAAAATTGATAAGTCATTTGTGCAGGATGTCATGTCTAATCCTGATAGCGCCGCCGTCACCAATGCGATTATTGCCCTAGCAAAGAGCCTCCGCTTGAAAATCACAGCAGAGGGTGTGGAAACCCAAGAACAGCTTGAATATCTAAAAATGCGTGGATGTGATGAAGGTCAGG
This window contains:
- a CDS encoding phosphorylase, translating into MPNFLPINTILVPQGAEYKAVCRGLSGVTGSIPKVAAIPVGMKPLLKYLQASPENGQLMVPKSRVLIMGICGSLSDRYRVGDIVLYQDCIYQGNLLECDRTFTAQLHSCISEKVSLVKSLTSDRIIWSAAEKLRLGEILAADVVDMEGFTALEFFNAAKVSVAMLRVVSDDCQHDIPDLTPAINSDGSLNPFPLAMAMLRQPLAATRLIRGSLTALKMLEQVTNMLFSDNRLK
- a CDS encoding bifunctional diguanylate cyclase/phosphodiesterase; translated protein: MNFNQNLHLYSFLANFRWLKKSYTAKIMLVAFLGTHVPLLTLLLSFVISNSYSFEMAARVMSIALLATLAGTAATLYALNHLLKPVILTSGALQNYLNTKTLPKLPTEFADEAGTLMADTSQTLHKLDELIHQITNYDDLTGLPNRDLFRDRLHQILSQPENNQRLVAVFVLSIDDFTGMSHGLDHQTTNLLLRAVAKRLLTSTPQTDTLAYLKGDEFALARMDIHSLESVIKLSQMLLSTLSKPFSVERNLIHITVSIGITLNNLTDHNSVDQLLQQAHIALYQAKQQGRSQYQFYSPEMNVQLQERLTLEKELHGALERGEMLVYYQPLIDLHSGQVIAMEALLRWQHPTLGLVSPVKFIPIAEANGAIVPIGEWVLHTACAQTRAWQLAGFAPIRISVNLSARQFEQPYLVEIVNQILEETGLQASSLELEVTESFLMADIDRSVKTLKQLRELGICLALDDFGTGYSSLNYLKRFPVNMLKIDKSFVQDVMSNPDSAAVTNAIIALAKSLRLKITAEGVETQEQLEYLKMRGCDEGQGFYFSRPVPADIIAPMLEKSSQQMEITTT